DNA from Pseudodesulfovibrio senegalensis:
GGCATGAAGCAGAGAGCGGTATCATGGTCTTTTTCGGTTTGGTTGCTGTTGGTTCTGGTGTTTGCCGCCATGCCGGTGCGGGCCGGGGAGCGTCTGTTTCAGTATTCCACCATCGACGCATTGTTGGCGGGCGTGTATGACGGCGAGCTGACCATGGGCGAGCTGCTGAAGCACGGCGGGTTCGGGTTGGGAACGTTCAATACGCTGGACGGCGAGATGGTGGTCGTGGACGGCGTTGCCTACCATGTGACCGCAGGCGGCAAGGCCGTGCCCGCGCCTCGGGACGCCAAAACCCCGTTTGCCTCGGTCACGGATTTTGACGAGGACACCATACTCAAGCTGGCCCCGGCCCCGAACATGAAGGCCTTCAACGCCCAGCTGGTCAAGGGCTTGCCCTCTGCCAACGCCTTTTACGCCATCCGCATCGACGGGCGTTTTCCCTGGGTCAAGACCCGGGCCATTCCCGGCCAGACCAAGCCCTACCGCCCTTTGGCCGAGCTGGTGAAAGAGCAGGTCATCGTCAAGTATACCAATGTGGAAGGGACGCTGGTGGGCCTGTGGTCGCCCGCGTTCGTCAAGGGCGTGAACGTACCGGGATTCCACTGGCATTTTCTGAACAGGGAGCGCACCGCGGGCGGCCATGTGCTGGATTGCGCCGTGGACTCGGTGGTGGCCAAGGTGGACCAGCTGCTGGAATTCACGGTCAAATTACCCGCTGCGGGCGCATTCGCCGGAACCGACCTGACCCCGGACCGCAGTTCCGAACTGGAGTCCGTGGAAAAGGGTCCGGCACAATAAACGAGCTGGAGCTGTCGTGAAAGACAAGTACGTCATCGTCGTGG
Protein-coding regions in this window:
- the budA gene encoding acetolactate decarboxylase, with the protein product MKQRAVSWSFSVWLLLVLVFAAMPVRAGERLFQYSTIDALLAGVYDGELTMGELLKHGGFGLGTFNTLDGEMVVVDGVAYHVTAGGKAVPAPRDAKTPFASVTDFDEDTILKLAPAPNMKAFNAQLVKGLPSANAFYAIRIDGRFPWVKTRAIPGQTKPYRPLAELVKEQVIVKYTNVEGTLVGLWSPAFVKGVNVPGFHWHFLNRERTAGGHVLDCAVDSVVAKVDQLLEFTVKLPAAGAFAGTDLTPDRSSELESVEKGPAQ